The following DNA comes from Pseudophryne corroboree isolate aPseCor3 chromosome 8, aPseCor3.hap2, whole genome shotgun sequence.
GCCTGACTGCTGCGTGGGGTAATTATCGTATTGTAGTGCCTGACTGCTGCGTGGGGTAATTATCGTATTGTAGTGCCTGACTGCTGCGTGGGGTAATTATCGTATTGTAGTGCCTGACGGCAGCGTGGGGTAATTATCGTATTGTAGTGCCTGACGGCAGCGTGGGGTAATTATCGTATTGTAGTGCCTGACGGCAGCGTGGGGTAATTATCGTATTGTAGTGCCTGACGGCAGCGTGGGGTAATTATCGTATTGTAGTGCCTGACTGCTGCGTGGGGTAATTATCGTATTGTAGTGCCTGACTGCTGCGTGGGGTAATTATCGTATTGTAGTGCCTGACGGCAGCGTGGGGgctcctcaggacacttgcaggggggccttggattggtggtccaggaccaattcacattatttAGTTTCAGTGTAACAGCGCTggcggctgccagtcataaactatgtgcagAAACAGAAGCAGAAATGTTGGGCCCAGGGGCGCTGAGtaaaacattctgatactctagggggcCGCTGGTATAGACGTATCACCATAACCATGCAGCTGGCGTCGACCCGGTTTTGAACAAAACTTTATTTTCAGAACAGAGGACAAACACTGctgtgctgtcttttttttttttttttatattggtcAGCGTGGTGTTGAGTCCAATTTGGAGAAAGTCCGCTATAtaaataagattattattattatttcttcttcTGCTGTTTAGCGTTTCTTTCCTGCAAGAAAAGATTGATCAGACTCTTGTGCTCAGAATTGCATGAGACTGACCAGGAGCAGCGTCCGGGACCTGGGAAGTGACGAGTCGCAGACGCCATGCGTTAATGCGGTCACTGATGCTTATATAATACGTTTTTATTTTGAAGCTGGAGTTGGCGCCTGTGACTCCATAGCTGTGGCGGTAACACTATTGTCTGTATGACCTGTGACTCCATAGCTGTGGCGGTAACACTATTGTCTGTATGACCTGTGACTCCATGGCTGTGGCGGTAACACTATTGTCTGTATGACCTGTGACTCCATAGCTGTGGCGGTAACACTATTGTCTGTATGACCTGTGACTCCATAGCTGCTGTGGCGGTAACACTATTGTCTGTATGACCTGTGACTCCATAGCTGTGGCGGTAACACTATTGTCTGAATGACCTGTGACTCCATAGCTGTGGCGGTAACACTATTGTCTGTATGACCTGTGACTCCATAGCTGCTGTGGCGGTAACACTATTGTCTGTATGACCTGTGACTCCATAGCTGCTGTGGCGGTAACACTATTGTCTGTATGACCTGTGACTCCATAGCTGCTGTGGCGGTAACACTATTGTCTGTATGACCTGTGACTCCATAGCTGCTGTGGCGGTAACACTATTGTCTGTATGACCTGTGACTCCATAGCTGCTGTGGCGGTAACACTATTGTCTGTATGACCTGTGACTCCATAGCTGTGGCGGTAACACTATTGTCTGTATGACCTGTGAGGTTTTTCTCTTCTCTCCAGGACGCTCAGCGCTCATTGTCACTGTACCAGCCTCGGTTTCTGCATGTTGTGTGTCTGCGTGGATGGTGGGGTGCAGTGCTACCGGCCTGTCGGCCCCATCTGGCGTACCAGGCTGGTGCGTGTGGGATGGTAGCAGCTCCAGAAAGCACAGATTGAGCTAATTACTGCAATCTCTGGATCAGTTCCGTGCTTGCGACGTGACTGCTCTGAGCGTCCGCTGTGGCTCCTTTGTATCATGTAACGGAGGGTTATATATTATATTATCTGTAGCTTCGGTGAGTCCTGAGCGGATGACGCTATTCTGTCTTTTCCTCCCTCCACAGCAGAGTATGAAGCAGAAGGATCCGAGTCCTGTGACGTGTTTGTGGATCGTTCGTCCCGCGCAGGACAGACGGAGGCACGCATGCATTACGCTAGTGAGCGCCCCAAGAGCGCAGGTGAGGCGCACCATGACTATAGCCTCAGATGATCACATTTCCTGCATCCTCTGTCCTCCTTTTATTTATAACTGCCCCACTCTTCTTTCTACCCTCAGGTGATCTGGTTGTGGGATCCCACCACCCTCGTTCCTCCTCTTCTCGTCTTCTGGTGCCTCGTTCAATGTCTGCTCCTTACCCCTCTCCCtcatctccccctcctcctcctccccctccccctcccactccACCTCCTCCCCCACCTCCCACTCGCCGAGCTGAAGGCTATATCCTTTCTCTTCTTCGTCGCCAGCTCAGAACCCCCTACCTACGCTCCGTTTCTGCTGAGCGCCCGACCCCTCCTGCTCCTGCGTGTAGAATAGCTAATGCCTCGCACACCCCACCTCACCGGGGCCCGCGCAGAAAGCACCCCCCTCTCTTAAAGGGTCACAGTGTGGAGGGGTCTCCACCCAGACCTCCGAGGAAATGCCTTTCTGCTGAGGAGCCACCACGTAAAAGAGGTGGGCGCAGGACTCCGCGATCCTTATCGGAGACTAGTCTGAGGGACCCTAATCAGCGGCCAGAGGAAAATGCAGATCTCGGGGTCCATACAGAAGTATGGGAGGGATCCAGGGGAAACCTAGATGGGTGGGCCAATCCCAGAAATCATAAAGAGAGTTGGGCAAATACCAGGGCCCAAACTGAAGGGTGGGCAGATCACGGTGGCTTTGTGCAAGAATGGGGAGACCCCCGAGGTGGCCGCTGTTACACCCTGGGCCGAGACGCTAGAGGTCCATCAGTAAGGATAGGGCCTCCCTGCAGAAAGTGGAGGTCCACCGCTGAGATTAGCGCGGGGGTCCCGGAGGGAGAAGCCagggtggattcagaaggggaagagaaggaggaagagggcgGCCTTGTGTGGCCTATGCAGCTCCCCCCTCGGGATGCCGAAGGGCACCCACAAGTGTTTAAGGTGAAAGCCTCTCAGGCGCTTAAAAAAAAGATAATGAGATTTCACACAGGTTCATTGAAGGTTATGACAACAGTGTGACCGTCACTAAGTCCACGCAGCGGGCTGGCATCTTGTGTCCGCGCTAATTTAGGCTGAGAGGCCGTTATAAATCCAGATAGACCCTTCACCCCCAGCGAGGCCGCTGCCACTCAGGCGATGTATGGGAGTGGTCAGAGCTGGCTACGTATAAACGTCCAATGAGAAGACTAGAAATGCTGTCATGTGTAATTTCTCGAATAAGCCCCACAGGCCCTGTGTATTACTCTGCGAGATGCAGGCGCTGCCGCCATTCCGACAAGAGTGGTGTCGCCGTTTTAAATTATTGTCTCTTTAAACACACAAGCAAACTGGCTGGAATGGAGCCGGCATCTTGCAGCTTAGTACATAGTCCCAATACACCGCTGTGTCTGCGCAGATCATCACAATGACGGGAGTAATACGAGGCTAGCCCCCGGTACTGAGTGGGACGTGTCTTCCTGTCTCTCATATTGATGATTCTCCCACTTGTATAATTGTACAGCAGGAATGATGGCTCTTCAGTGCAGCGCTCACGGCTATGACATGTAGCCTCCAACTGTTCTGGAACTACAACTCCCATGATGCTTCAGGACTGTGCCGCCATGGCTCTCTGGTTGTCCCTCAGCCGGAGGTGGCACCACACACCATCCATTTAGTAGGACTATGTAATGATGGACTTTGGATGTCCCATACGTCACTGCCTGTCGGTGGATAATACAGGTCTGACCCTCTGCATCATGATGTTCTTGGGAGATTCCCTGGGTCAGAGTGCCAAGGGGCCTCTATGGTTATGCTATGTTGTCTTTGGCCTGTCCGCCGGATGGGGCGCTGGTTTGGCTGGTCCTCCAAGTGAAGCGCCGGACTTTTGCCGGTACTCTGGGTCACTCTCTCCAATGTAGGGGGCAATATCTGTATCCATCAGTATTGAATGTATATATTTGCTGTATATAATAGTAGGTTAGCTGTGTGTACATACATCTGTTATATATGTAAATATTCTGTATGATTTTGTATTGAAATATGTAAATAAAGTGTTTTCCTGTCACTTgtctgaaattattattattattactcttagACTTCTTCCTTTATAAATCACTGATGTGCTGTGCGCTACatgggggcccagagctgagagaggccaccttccctgtcacagttacatgtgttatatacagggtgtagctaccataggtgcagggagtgcagctgcttaggggccagagctgagaggggccaccttccctctcacagttacatgtgttatatacaggggtgttgctaccataggtgcagggagtgcagctgctatgggaccagagctgagaggggccactttccctgtcacagttacatgtgttatatacaggggtgtagctaccataggtgcagggagtgcagctgctatggggccagagctgagaggggccaccttccctgtcacagttacatgtgttatatacaggggtgtagctaccataggtgcagggagtgcagctgctatggggcccagagctgagaggggccaccttcactgtcacagttac
Coding sequences within:
- the LOC134949677 gene encoding dapper homolog 3-like isoform X1, with the protein product MLGSGGVAERGRLRQLLRGSVAGLCELRLLRERQEVRVRRALRGGEDLDRQLWELERQLGELRLRAENDNETAEYEAEGSESCDVFVDRSSRAGQTEARMHYASERPKSAGDLVVGSHHPRSSSSRLLVPRSMSAPYPSPSSPPPPPPPPPPTPPPPPPPTRRAEGYILSLLRRQLRTPYLRSVSAERPTPPAPACRIANASHTPPHRGPRRKHPPLLKGHSVEGSPPRPPRKCLSAEEPPRKRGGRRTPRSLSETSLRDPNQRPEENADLGVHTEVWEGSRGNLDGWANPRNHKESWANTRAQTEGWADHGGFVQEWGDPRGGRCYTLGRDARGPSVRIGPPCRKWRSTAEISAGVPEGEARVDSEGEEKEEEGGLVWPMQLPPRDAEGHPQVFKVKASQALKKKIMRFHTGSLKVMTTV
- the LOC134949677 gene encoding dapper homolog 3-like isoform X3 translates to MGVAMLMRPDLDRQLWELERQLGELRLRAENDNETAEYEAEGSESCDVFVDRSSRAGQTEARMHYASERPKSAGDLVVGSHHPRSSSSRLLVPRSMSAPYPSPSSPPPPPPPPPPTPPPPPPPTRRAEGYILSLLRRQLRTPYLRSVSAERPTPPAPACRIANASHTPPHRGPRRKHPPLLKGHSVEGSPPRPPRKCLSAEEPPRKRGGRRTPRSLSETSLRDPNQRPEENADLGVHTEVWEGSRGNLDGWANPRNHKESWANTRAQTEGWADHGGFVQEWGDPRGGRCYTLGRDARGPSVRIGPPCRKWRSTAEISAGVPEGEARVDSEGEEKEEEGGLVWPMQLPPRDAEGHPQVFKVKASQALKKKIMRFHTGSLKVMTTV
- the LOC134949677 gene encoding dapper homolog 3-like isoform X2, which codes for MLGSGGVAERGRLRQLLRGSVAGLCELRLLRERQEVRVRRALRGGEDLDRQLWELERQLGELRLRAENDNETEYEAEGSESCDVFVDRSSRAGQTEARMHYASERPKSAGDLVVGSHHPRSSSSRLLVPRSMSAPYPSPSSPPPPPPPPPPTPPPPPPPTRRAEGYILSLLRRQLRTPYLRSVSAERPTPPAPACRIANASHTPPHRGPRRKHPPLLKGHSVEGSPPRPPRKCLSAEEPPRKRGGRRTPRSLSETSLRDPNQRPEENADLGVHTEVWEGSRGNLDGWANPRNHKESWANTRAQTEGWADHGGFVQEWGDPRGGRCYTLGRDARGPSVRIGPPCRKWRSTAEISAGVPEGEARVDSEGEEKEEEGGLVWPMQLPPRDAEGHPQVFKVKASQALKKKIMRFHTGSLKVMTTV